The Methylotenera sp. G11 genome includes a window with the following:
- the dapD gene encoding 2,3,4,5-tetrahydropyridine-2,6-dicarboxylate N-succinyltransferase, with protein sequence MDPRQSIIEAAFEDRANINPTNASAEIKSTVASVLADLDSGKLRVASRIGDTQQWETHQWLKKAVLLSFRLEDNVLMDDGVTKYFDKVPPKFANYTEEDFKAGGFRVVPNAIVRRGSFIGKNAVLMPSYVNIGANVGEGTMVDTWATVGSCAQIGKNVHLSGGVGIGGVLEPVQAGPTIIGDNCFIGARSEVVEGVVVEDNCVISMGVYIGQSTKIYDRETGEVFYGRVPAGSVVVSGNLPSKDGSYSLYCAVIVKKVDAKTLGKVGINELLRGI encoded by the coding sequence ATGGATCCACGTCAAAGCATTATCGAAGCCGCGTTTGAAGACCGCGCAAACATCAACCCAACTAACGCATCAGCAGAAATCAAATCAACGGTAGCCTCAGTGCTGGCGGATCTGGACAGCGGCAAACTGCGCGTTGCCAGCCGCATTGGCGATACGCAGCAATGGGAAACGCACCAATGGCTGAAAAAAGCGGTGTTACTGTCATTCCGTCTGGAAGACAATGTGCTGATGGACGACGGCGTGACTAAATACTTTGATAAAGTACCGCCAAAATTCGCCAACTATACTGAAGAAGACTTCAAAGCCGGCGGTTTCCGCGTGGTGCCAAACGCTATCGTGCGCCGCGGTTCATTCATCGGCAAAAACGCAGTGCTGATGCCTTCATATGTCAACATCGGCGCTAACGTGGGCGAAGGCACCATGGTAGATACTTGGGCAACGGTTGGTTCATGCGCACAAATCGGCAAGAACGTGCACTTGAGCGGCGGCGTAGGTATCGGCGGCGTGCTGGAACCAGTACAGGCTGGCCCTACCATCATCGGTGACAACTGCTTCATCGGCGCGCGTTCTGAAGTGGTTGAAGGTGTAGTGGTTGAAGACAACTGTGTGATTTCCATGGGCGTTTACATTGGCCAATCCACCAAAATCTACGACCGTGAAACCGGTGAGGTATTCTACGGCCGCGTACCTGCCGGCTCAGTGGTGGTTTCCGGCAACCTGCCATCTAAAGACGGCAGCTACAGCCTGTACTGCGCTGTGATCGTGAAAAAGGTAGATGCTAAAACTTTAGGCAAAGTAGGTATCAACGAACTATTACGTGGCATCTAA
- a CDS encoding potassium transporter Kup translates to MSPPSGNKTKLSALTLAALGVVFGDIGTSPLYTIKEVFSVGMHPVPLTEANMFGILSLIVWALIMVVSIKYVAFIMRADNRGEGGIMALLALASRSSADDSEKKQRIIMLLGILGACMFYADGMITPAISVLSAIEGLELAAPVLHPLILPITLLVLFVLFWAQSKGTATVGALFGPIMLLWFGTLGVLGLLEVLNYPVILNALNPLYAIAFFETSPWIAFVALGAVVLAVTGAEALYADMGHFGRFPIRLAWFGFVLPALILNYFGQGALVLQHPESVKNPFYLLAPDWMLFPMIILATLAAVIASQAVITGAFSVSRQALQLGYLPRMHVEHTSESHQGQVYMPRVNWGLMLAVMTLVIGFQSSGDLAAAYGIAVTGDMVITTLLAGIVFHYLWGWSKARTISLVVLFLTIDLAFFTANILKIPDGGWVPLVIGIIIFTLMLTWKTGRTILYAHLKNEAMALEPFIEAVGAHPPTRVAGNAIFMTPNPDGVPHAMLHNLKHNKVLHEKVVLLTVKFLDIPHAPIEDRVEVGALGHEFYKVSVLYGFKDEPDLPRDLKLCAGKGLELDEMSNSYFIGKENLIANRNPGMAFWRKKIFTGLFRSAETITNQFQLPPNRVVELGAQVSF, encoded by the coding sequence ATGTCACCCCCCTCTGGCAATAAAACAAAGCTCTCAGCACTTACGCTCGCCGCGCTGGGCGTAGTCTTCGGCGATATCGGCACTAGCCCGCTGTACACCATCAAAGAAGTATTTTCCGTGGGTATGCATCCGGTTCCCCTCACCGAAGCCAATATGTTCGGCATTCTGTCGCTGATCGTATGGGCGCTGATCATGGTGGTATCCATCAAATACGTCGCGTTCATCATGCGCGCCGATAACCGCGGCGAAGGCGGCATTATGGCGCTGCTTGCGCTGGCAAGCCGCAGCTCGGCTGACGACAGCGAGAAAAAGCAGCGCATCATCATGCTGCTGGGCATTTTAGGTGCCTGCATGTTTTATGCAGATGGCATGATCACTCCTGCCATTTCAGTATTATCCGCCATTGAAGGCCTGGAACTTGCAGCACCGGTGCTGCACCCGCTCATCCTGCCCATCACGCTGCTTGTCCTGTTCGTGCTGTTCTGGGCGCAAAGCAAAGGCACTGCGACAGTAGGCGCGCTATTCGGCCCGATCATGCTGCTGTGGTTCGGTACGCTGGGCGTATTAGGCCTGCTGGAGGTTTTGAACTATCCGGTCATCCTGAATGCGCTCAATCCGCTTTATGCAATCGCTTTCTTTGAAACCAGCCCATGGATTGCATTTGTGGCACTGGGTGCAGTCGTGCTGGCGGTGACCGGCGCAGAAGCCTTATATGCCGACATGGGTCACTTCGGCAGGTTTCCTATCCGCCTCGCATGGTTCGGTTTCGTATTACCGGCACTGATACTCAACTATTTTGGCCAGGGCGCCCTGGTGCTGCAGCACCCGGAATCGGTAAAAAACCCGTTTTACCTGCTCGCACCGGACTGGATGCTGTTCCCGATGATCATACTGGCTACCTTAGCCGCTGTCATTGCATCGCAGGCCGTAATCACCGGGGCGTTCTCGGTTTCACGTCAGGCGCTGCAGCTAGGCTACCTGCCGCGCATGCACGTTGAACACACCTCGGAAAGCCATCAGGGGCAGGTATACATGCCACGTGTAAACTGGGGGCTGATGCTCGCAGTGATGACACTGGTGATCGGCTTCCAGTCTTCAGGAGACCTGGCGGCAGCTTACGGGATTGCCGTAACAGGCGACATGGTAATCACCACATTGCTGGCCGGCATCGTGTTCCACTACCTGTGGGGCTGGAGCAAGGCGCGCACCATCAGCCTGGTAGTGTTGTTCCTGACCATAGATTTAGCCTTCTTTACCGCCAATATACTTAAAATCCCGGACGGCGGCTGGGTGCCGCTAGTGATCGGCATCATTATTTTCACACTGATGCTGACCTGGAAAACCGGCCGCACCATTCTCTACGCCCATCTCAAGAACGAAGCAATGGCACTGGAGCCATTCATTGAAGCAGTAGGGGCGCATCCGCCTACCCGCGTTGCCGGCAACGCCATATTCATGACGCCGAACCCGGACGGCGTGCCGCATGCCATGCTGCACAACCTTAAACATAACAAGGTGCTGCATGAAAAAGTGGTGCTGCTTACAGTCAAGTTCCTCGATATCCCCCATGCGCCGATTGAAGACCGCGTAGAGGTGGGTGCGCTTGGCCATGAATTCTATAAAGTATCGGTACTTTACGGCTTTAAAGATGAACCGGATCTGCCAAGAGACCTCAAGCTTTGCGCTGGTAAAGGGCTGGAGCTGGATGAAATGAGCAACTCGTATTTCATCGGCAAAGAAAACCTGATTGCAAACAGAAACCCAGGCATGGCGTTCTGGCGTAAAAAGATTTTTACCGGCTTGTTCAGGAGCGCAGAAACGATTACCAACCAGTTTCAATTGCCGCCAAACCGCGTAGTGGAACTTGGTGCACAAGTATCATTCTAA
- the cysM gene encoding cysteine synthase CysM: protein MYKTIDDFVGNTPLVKLQRMAGNTSNTILLKLEGNNPAGSVKDRPAYSMIARAEARGDIKPGDTLIEATSGNTGIALAMVAAMRGYKMILVMPENQSQERRQSMKAYGAELVLTPKDGSMELARDVALKMQAEGEGIVLDQFGNLDNPLAHYEGTGPEIWRDTEGKVTHFVSSMGTTGTIMGTSRFLKEQNPDIRVIGVQPEEGAQIPGIRKWPEEYMPKIYDPRRVDELIYVSQKDAENTTRKLAAQEGIFAGISSGGALHAALQLSKRVENAVIVTIVCDRGDRYLSTGVFPA, encoded by the coding sequence ATGTATAAAACGATAGACGATTTTGTCGGCAACACGCCGCTGGTCAAGTTGCAGCGCATGGCGGGCAATACCAGCAATACGATTCTGCTGAAACTGGAAGGCAACAATCCGGCGGGTTCGGTCAAAGACCGGCCTGCGTACTCAATGATCGCCCGGGCGGAGGCGCGCGGCGATATCAAGCCGGGTGATACGCTGATTGAGGCTACGAGCGGCAATACCGGCATTGCACTGGCGATGGTGGCAGCGATGCGCGGTTATAAAATGATTCTGGTCATGCCTGAAAACCAAAGCCAGGAACGCCGCCAGAGCATGAAAGCCTATGGTGCTGAGTTAGTGCTTACCCCGAAAGACGGCAGCATGGAGCTTGCGCGTGATGTGGCGCTGAAAATGCAGGCCGAAGGTGAGGGCATCGTGCTGGATCAGTTCGGCAACCTGGATAATCCGCTTGCACATTATGAAGGCACGGGCCCGGAAATCTGGCGTGATACTGAAGGCAAGGTCACGCATTTCGTATCCAGCATGGGCACTACCGGTACCATCATGGGCACCTCACGTTTCCTGAAGGAACAGAATCCGGACATACGCGTGATCGGCGTACAGCCTGAGGAGGGGGCGCAAATCCCGGGCATCCGCAAATGGCCGGAAGAATACATGCCTAAAATCTACGACCCCAGGCGTGTGGATGAGTTGATTTACGTGAGCCAGAAAGATGCGGAAAATACCACGCGCAAGCTCGCGGCACAGGAAGGTATTTTTGCCGGCATTTCCTCTGGCGGGGCGTTGCATGCTGCATTACAGCTATCGAAGCGCGTGGAGAACGCTGTGATCGTGACTATTGTGTGCGACAGGGGCGACCGCTATCTATCAACGGGTGTGTTTCCGGCATGA
- the xseA gene encoding exodeoxyribonuclease VII large subunit gives MARNVLEQSFPLFWVSGEVSNFTRAASGHWYFSLKDSGAQVRCVMFKGRNSYVDFMPREGDKIEARCTVTLYEARGDFQLTVEFVQRAGLGALFEAFERLKNKLALEGLFNEASKRPIPRHPKQVGIITSADAAALRDVLTTLRRRMPNIPVIIYPTPVQGKGAAELIANAINTANARAECDVLIICRGGGSIEDLWQFNEEIVARAIAACAIPTISGVGHETDFTICDFAADMRAATPTAAAELATPSREALLNSLKQVKLQLARNLQFLLNQRTQALDFLARRLVSPSQQIEQQKLQLLQITRRLDNAANQQLKTRQQTLLRLSQNLQHLNPQAVLTRGYAFVQDAKGSIVSSSDGLHQGDEVRLTFGTGSADAVINKVHR, from the coding sequence ATGGCGCGTAATGTGCTGGAGCAAAGCTTTCCGCTATTCTGGGTTTCCGGTGAAGTTTCCAACTTTACACGTGCTGCAAGCGGTCACTGGTATTTCTCGCTGAAAGACTCCGGAGCCCAGGTGCGCTGCGTGATGTTCAAAGGCCGCAACAGCTATGTCGATTTTATGCCGCGCGAAGGTGACAAAATTGAAGCTCGCTGTACCGTCACCCTGTACGAGGCACGCGGAGACTTTCAACTCACGGTTGAATTCGTGCAGCGCGCGGGGCTGGGTGCTCTGTTTGAAGCCTTTGAGCGGCTAAAAAACAAACTGGCGCTGGAAGGCCTGTTTAACGAAGCCAGCAAACGGCCTATCCCCAGGCACCCCAAACAGGTCGGCATCATCACCTCGGCGGATGCTGCCGCGCTCAGGGACGTACTAACCACACTCAGGCGCCGCATGCCCAATATTCCCGTGATCATTTACCCGACACCAGTACAGGGCAAAGGCGCTGCGGAGCTGATTGCCAATGCAATCAATACCGCCAATGCACGTGCTGAATGCGATGTGCTGATTATCTGCCGGGGCGGCGGCAGCATTGAAGACCTGTGGCAATTCAACGAAGAAATTGTCGCACGTGCGATTGCCGCATGCGCAATCCCTACGATCAGCGGCGTGGGCCATGAAACCGACTTTACCATCTGCGATTTTGCTGCCGATATGCGCGCAGCCACGCCCACTGCGGCTGCAGAGCTGGCAACGCCATCGCGCGAGGCTTTGTTAAATTCGCTCAAGCAGGTAAAACTGCAGCTTGCCAGGAATCTGCAATTCCTGCTGAACCAGCGGACGCAGGCGCTGGACTTTCTGGCACGCAGGCTCGTTTCACCGTCACAGCAGATCGAGCAGCAGAAACTGCAGCTGCTGCAAATCACGCGCCGTTTGGATAACGCCGCGAACCAACAGCTCAAAACCAGGCAGCAAACCCTGCTGCGCCTAAGCCAGAACCTGCAGCACCTTAACCCACAGGCGGTGCTCACGCGCGGCTATGCATTTGTGCAGGATGCCAAGGGCAGCATTGTGAGCAGCAGCGATGGCTTGCACCAGGGTGATGAAGTCAGGCTGACTTTCGGAACGGGCTCGGCTGATGCCGTAATCAATAAAGTACATCGTTAA
- a CDS encoding disulfide bond formation protein B — MLNKFIVGRAGYLIGFLACFGLVGLALWIQTQYNLEPCPLCISQRIVFMVLGILFLLAALVPKFPRFFAALQVLAALGGAGVAIRHWWIQAHRESIPADCGVGFDYMFENFPLKKALTLVFRGTGDCAAIDWTFLGLTIPQLSLIAFIGFGAFALYLARLNKK, encoded by the coding sequence ATGCTTAATAAATTTATTGTCGGTCGTGCCGGCTATCTGATTGGCTTTCTGGCATGCTTTGGCCTCGTGGGCCTGGCGCTGTGGATACAGACGCAATACAACCTGGAACCATGTCCGCTCTGCATTTCGCAGCGTATCGTGTTTATGGTGCTTGGCATCCTGTTCCTGCTTGCCGCGCTGGTGCCAAAATTCCCAAGGTTCTTTGCCGCATTGCAGGTGCTGGCAGCGTTAGGCGGTGCTGGCGTAGCAATCCGCCATTGGTGGATCCAGGCACATCGCGAGAGCATTCCTGCTGATTGCGGCGTAGGTTTTGATTACATGTTTGAGAATTTTCCATTAAAAAAAGCGCTGACGCTGGTATTCAGGGGCACAGGGGATTGCGCGGCAATCGACTGGACTTTCCTGGGGCTGACGATTCCGCAGCTGTCACTGATTGCATTCATTGGCTTTGGCGCATTCGCGTTGTATTTAGCCAGATTAAATAAAAAATAA
- a CDS encoding M48 family metallopeptidase — protein MKTIFSFKKITLAAILATQISSCATTTNDSVAGVKRSQFMLLPASYVTDMSSQAYAQTLTTAQQKQALNADKTELDRVRKISNRLISKVGVFRADATKWNWEVNVEKNDQLNAYCMPGGKIMVYSGLIEKLKATDDELAAVIGHEIAHALREHGRERMSQAYVQQFGLQALGAVISKGTSTAVGNASVQAAGMGSQLFFALPNSREQERESDRIGLELAARAGYNPDAAVSLWQKMEAQGGSKPPEFLSTHPASENRIAELRALSPKVRPLYEAAKAGK, from the coding sequence ATGAAAACAATATTCTCATTCAAGAAAATCACCCTGGCGGCCATACTGGCAACACAGATCAGCAGTTGCGCCACCACCACCAACGACAGCGTAGCAGGCGTCAAACGCTCGCAGTTCATGCTTCTGCCCGCCTCTTACGTGACCGATATGTCAAGCCAGGCTTACGCCCAGACCCTGACCACCGCCCAGCAGAAACAGGCGCTGAATGCAGACAAGACAGAGCTTGACCGCGTGCGTAAAATCTCCAACAGACTCATCAGCAAAGTGGGCGTTTTCAGAGCCGATGCCACCAAATGGAACTGGGAAGTCAACGTAGAGAAGAATGACCAGCTCAATGCCTACTGCATGCCTGGCGGCAAAATCATGGTGTATTCCGGCTTGATAGAAAAACTCAAGGCGACAGACGATGAACTGGCGGCTGTCATCGGGCACGAAATCGCCCACGCCCTGCGCGAACATGGCCGCGAACGCATGTCACAGGCTTATGTACAGCAATTCGGCCTGCAAGCGCTGGGGGCCGTCATTTCAAAAGGCACAAGTACGGCGGTAGGTAATGCATCGGTTCAGGCGGCCGGCATGGGCTCGCAGCTGTTTTTCGCATTGCCGAACAGCCGCGAACAGGAACGTGAATCAGACAGAATCGGCCTTGAACTCGCCGCACGCGCGGGTTACAACCCGGATGCCGCGGTAAGCCTGTGGCAGAAGATGGAAGCACAGGGCGGCTCTAAACCGCCGGAGTTCCTGAGCACCCACCCCGCCAGTGAAAATCGCATCGCCGAATTACGTGCATTAAGCCCTAAAGTCAGGCCACTGTATGAGGCGGCAAAAGCCGGCAAATAA